AAATCGAGGCGGGCGATTCGAGTGGGGAGTCCTCCAAGGAGAAGCGCCGTTCATCCCGCTACAGCTCAGCCGATCGATTGCTCCAGCGTTTGATCGAGGAAACTGCCGTGGCCCGGGGTTCAGTGCAGAGTTCCATCAATCGCAACCGACGCTTTGTCGTTGATAAGGAGGAAACGCCAGTCACCCTGCTGGATCGCCTGCTGCAGCACTTCAAGGACGACGGTCCGTCGAAGAGGGATGCGGACGATGGCAAGGACAAGTCGGTGAAGCCCCATAAGGCGCTGGCCTGGTTGTACCAGGTCCTCGAGCAATCTCGCGATTTGGGCAAAAAGCGGGCCAGACGTAGCACCTCCAGCTATTCGGGACCCTTCTTCTACAACCGTCAGGGTAAGAAATCGGCACTGACCAAGAAGATCACGGAGATCCGCAAGCCCGAAAGGAAGAACAAGCCCCTCTTCGACTTTGACGAGTTCGATGAGGAGAAGTTCTTCAAGCGCATTGGCGAGAAATCGGAGGAAACTCCCACTTACTCACGGCTCCCGGAAGGGGATGTCCATCTCAAGAATATAGAGAGTGTGGATGGCGATGAGAATGAGCAGGAAGTCGAGCAAGAAGTCCCCAAGAGGCGCCGAACCAAGCCCAAGAACCAGCTGAAGATCATTCAACGAGCTGAGGAGGATGAAAACGAAccggagcaggagcaggagcagacAGAGCAGTCAGTGGGTCGCGCCAAGTTGCGGCTATTGCCCACGGAATTCTTTGAGGCACTGCCGGCTCCCAAGCCGAACAAGCGATTGAATCTGGGGGCCACTCTGAACTCCCTGCTCTTTCCGGAACCCTTCTCCAGCAAGGCCACCATGGCCAAGGGTGCTCCAAGCAAGCCCAAGCCTGTTGAGGAACCCGAAGAGGACGTGGAACCCGTGCCAAGTGCCCGGAGACGTCACTCTAGGATTGGACATGTGGCCAATGATTTTCTGCAGGCACAAAAAGAGCTGGGAAAGCATTTTCTCAGCCACATAAGCGAGCATGAGCACGAGTTTTCCCTAGGCGATGAGGCCGTGCAGGAAAGTTCCCTGGAGTCGGGAAAGAAATCCCTTTTTGGAACCAAGAAAGCCGTCCCAGCCTTGCAAAAGACACTTCCAGAGAAGGTGGATGAAGGTATTACCTCATGGTGGGATGTGCCTGCAATGCGTAGGCGTCGTGCCGTACTGCCCAGCAATTCCCTAGAAGAACTCCGCTCCAATGGCATTGACAAAGCGGATCGCGAGGAGATGCTGCCCCTGGGAAGGTACACCTTCTACGAGTACAAGGTGGATCAGAGTCCAGAAAAGGAAGCCAGCCAACCCAAAGAGGAGAAGGAGTCCAAGATCATGAAGATCAGCAAGACGTCTGGCAAGGATCGCAGTCTCACTGCCATCTCCGAGAGCCTCGTAAGCACCGTCAAGTC
This genomic window from Drosophila gunungcola strain Sukarami chromosome 3R, Dgunungcola_SK_2, whole genome shotgun sequence contains:
- the LOC128264569 gene encoding LOW QUALITY PROTEIN: uncharacterized protein LOC128264569 (The sequence of the model RefSeq protein was modified relative to this genomic sequence to represent the inferred CDS: deleted 1 base in 1 codon); this encodes MWHLCLASVLLGLAVVSWADTLVQLHVNRPYNDVNEKFVSFAVRPEDLYDALDGKNRKAVTSLANLLGDAHIKFVGDFYFASNAPTRLRNPTKIVWKGFNRWTRAVNWTMIIPVPYAPDEWDSMHTLKILNTSYMVGITDCIWQLGTDFGTSRAKDYVQELRTLKLMTDTFKPYVDDWRLMGADISAGSSADETKRYVDMSKDLNTAFGWTQPANMLPKSSLGSYLYDSDPALRILQQQRVPLWLTLPEERSSQRLVGDETTDALRWAQTMGDAATSGFDVIFKRMTLLDFERPNFSLYVTAMFKKVMGSRVFPARPLNVFAPSNKLYTHCASAVSGGLAFMVVNTEEEPTTITVKSTSRLSSSEIWQYVLTGLDQKVQLNNVRLHLNTTLRPLIKPIDPTKPLQLITPSMSVGFWVLPDVNLEHCQFTEIEAGDSSGESSKEKRRSSRYSSADRLLQRLIEETAVARGSVQSSINRNRRFVVDKEETPVTLLDRLLQHFKDDGPSKRDADDGKDKSVKPHKALAWLYQVLEQSRDLGKKRARRSTSSYSGPFFYNRQGKKSALTKKITEIRKPERKNKPLFDFDEFDEEKFFKRIGEKSEETPTYSRLPEGDVHLKNIESVDGDENEQEVEQEVPKRRRTKPKNQLKIIQRAEEDENEPEQEQEQTEQSVGRAKLRLLPTEFFEALPAPKPNKRLNLGATLNSLLFPEPFSSKATMAKGAPSKPKPVEEPEEDVEPVPSARRRHSRIGHVANDFLQAQKELGKHFLSHISEHEHEFSLGDEAVQESSLESGKKSLFGTKKAVPALQKTLPEKVDEGITSWWDVPAMRRRRAVLPSNSLEELRSNGIDKADREEMLPLGRYTFYEYKVDQSPEKEASQPKEEKESKIMKISKTSGKDRSLTAISESLVSTVKSKVSRFINIISNHMNEWYNTLTKHLDTDTEPQKPRRQNTIEK